The following proteins are encoded in a genomic region of Arachis stenosperma cultivar V10309 chromosome 4, arast.V10309.gnm1.PFL2, whole genome shotgun sequence:
- the LOC130976100 gene encoding glucose-6-phosphate 1-dehydrogenase 3, chloroplastic-like — protein MKLAENLWEKALNWNLILQLSRENCGEKMDEFLKRCFYHSGQYDSHENFAALDKKLKEHENGKASSCMFYLSIPPNIFIDAVKCASSLASSGNGWTRDIVEKPFGRGSESSVVLTKSLKQYLREDQIFRKLESLEENLGKHQIMSLECANQLEACAWLH, from the exons ATGAAGTTGGCAGAAAATTTATGGGAGAAAGCCCTG AACTGGAACCTGATTCTCCAGTTATCTAG AGAGAACTGCGGTGAAAAGATGGATGAATTTCTTAAGAGATGCTTTTACCATTCTGGTCAGTATGACTCTCATGAAAACTTTGCAGCACTGGACAAGAAGCTTAAGGAACATGAG AATGGGAAAGCTTCTAGTTGCATGTTCTATCTATCAATTCCTCCAAACATATTCATAGATGCAGTAAAATGTGCCAGTTCATTAGCATCTTCTGGTAATGGTTGGACAAGAGACATTGTTGAGAAGCCTTTTGGTCGAGGTTCAGAATCTTCAGTTGTTTTAACAAAATCGCTCAAGCAGTATCTTCGTGAGGATCAAATTTTCAG GAAATTGGAAAGTCTTGAA GAAAATTTGGGAAAGCACCAAATAATGTCTCTTGAATGTGCCAATCAG CTTGAAGCATGTGCCTGGCTTCATTGA